DNA from Paraburkholderia sp. ZP32-5:
GCTCACCAGCAACATGTGCCAACTTCTCGGAATGAACTGCGCCGCGCCGACGGACGTCACGTTCTCATTCACCGGCTTTGCGGCGCGCGGCGGCGTCACCGATCACCACGCCGACGGCTGGGGTATCGCTTTCTTCGAAGACAAAGCCTGCCGTCTCTTTATCGATCATCAATCGTCGGCCACCTCGCCGATCGCGGAGATGGTCAAGCGCTACCCGATCAAATCGAAGAACACGATCGCGCATATCCGCAAGGCGACGCAGGGACATATCCTGCTCGAAAACTGCCACCCGTTCATGCGCGAATTGTGGGGGCGTCACTGGATCTTCGCGCACAACGGCGACCTGCAAGCGTATGCGCCTGAATTGACCGGCGTCTATCAGGCGGTCGGCACGACCGACAGCGAACTCGCGTTCTGCGCGCTATTGGAAGGCTTGCGCAAGGCATTTCCCGGCGCACAGCAGCCACCTCTCGAAGAGCTGTTCACCGCGCTCGAATCGCTGACACGCGACATCACGCAGTACGGCGTGTTCAACTTCCTGATGTCGAATGGCCAGGCGCTGTTCGCGCATTGCTCGACGCATCTGCACTACCTGGTGAGGCGCTGGCCGTTTTCGACCGCGCATCTGGTCGACGCGGATGTATCGATCGATTTCGCCAAGTACACGACGCCGGAAGACCGCGTCGCGGTGATCGCGACCAAGCCGCTGACCGACAACGAAGTGTGGACCGCGTTCGCACCGGGCGACCTGCTGATGTTCCAGCATGGCGAGGTGATCGGCCGCGCCAACGTACCGGTGCCGGCGTCGGTGCTCGAGAAGTTGCGCAATCCGGCGCTCGATGCATCGGCGTCGGCCACGACGATCGCCGCATCGGGCGGCGCGCAGCGAGTCGGCACCCACGCGGCCATGATCCCGGCCGATAGCGAAGCCGACCTCGAAGCCGCCGACGACGCAGCCGCCTTCGAGTCGTAAGCGGGCAAGCGCCACAGCAATACCTGTCGCCCGTCGAAAAACAGGCGCCACCAACGAAAAAGCCGCTCCAAAAGAGCGGCTTTTTTGCGTCCAACGTGCGAGCCAGGCGACAAGCCAGGCCCGCGAACCATCAGTACCTCAGTGCAGGATCTTCGCCAGAAAGTCCTTCGCGCGATCCGACTTCGGATTCGCGAAGAAGTCTTCCTTGCGGTCGTCTTCCACGATCAAGCCCTTGTCCATGAAGATCACGCGGTGCGCGACCTTCTTCGCAAAGCCCATTTCGTGCGTGACGCACATCATCGTCATGCCTTCCTGCGCCAGTTCGACCATCACGTCGAGCACTTCGTTGATCATCTCCGGATCGAGCGCGGAAGTCGGCTCGTCGAACAGCATCGCGATCGGGTCCATCGACAGCGCGCGCGCAATCGCCACGCGCTGCTGCTGACCGCCCGACAACTGCCCCGGATACTTGTCCGCATGTGCGCGCAGGCCCACGCGATCGAGCAGCTTCAGCCCCTTCGCGGTCGCCTCGTCGTTCGAGCGGCCGAGCACCTTGATCTGCGCGAGCGTCAGGTTCTGCACGATCGACAGATGCGGGAACAGCTCGAAGTGCTGGAACACCATGCCGACCTTCGAGCGCAGCTTCGACAGATTGGTTTTCTTGTCCGTCAGCGATTCGCCGTTGATCACGATCTCGCCCTTCTGGAACGGCTCGAGCCCGTTGACGGTCTTGATCAGTGTGGATTTGCCCGAACCCGACGGCCCGCACACCACCACCACTTCGCCCTTTTTGACTTCCGTCGTGCAGTCGGTCAGTACCTGGAACTGGCCGTACCACTTCGAAACATTCTTGATAGAGATCATCTTGCGACCTTTTTCTGAAGACCTTTGACGAGGCTCGACGCGATCACGCAGATCACGAAATACACCGCGCCCGCGAACAGTACCATCTCGACATTCGTGCCGTCACGATCGCCAATATTCGTGGCGGTGCGGAAGAAGTCGGCAAGACTGATCACATAGACGAGCGAGGTGTCCTGAAACAGCACGATACCCTGCGTGAGCAGCAGCGGCACCATCGCGCGGAACGCCTGCGGCAGCACGATCAGGCGCATTGCCTGGGAATAGGTCATGCCGAGCGCGAACGCCGCGTTGACCTGGCCGCGCGGCACCGCCTGAATGCCGGCGCGGATGATCTCCGAATAGTACGCGGCCTCGAACAGCGAGAACGCAACCATCGCCGACGCCAGCCGGATGTCGATATCCGCCGACAGACCGAGCACGTTTTGCAGCACTTGCGGCACGATCAGGAAGAACCACAGCAGCACCATCACGAGCGGGATCGAACGGAAGATCGTCACGTACAACTTCGCGAACCACTCGAGAGGCTTGATCGACGACAGCCGGAGCAACGCGAGTATGGTGCCCCAGACGATGCCGAACACGATCGCGATCAGCGTGATCTTGAACGTGATGATGGCGCCGGTCCACAGCGTAGGCAGCGCGGCCGGAATACCGCTCCAGTCGAAATGATGCATCACTTGCCTCCGATATAGCCGGGCAGCCGGGTTCGCGATTCGACCCAACGCATCAGTTGCATCACGATCAGGTTGATCATCATGTACGCGATCGTGACCGCGATGAACGACTCATACGTCTGCGACGTGTAGTCGACCAGCTGACGCGCCTGAGCGGACAGGTCGAGCAGACCGATCGTCGAGGCGACCGCGGAGTTCTTGAAGATATTCAGGAACTCGGAGGTGAGCGGCGGCACGATGATCCGGTAGGCGACCGGCAGCAGCACGTAGCGATAGGTCTGCCATTGCGTGAAGCCCACCGCGAGACCCGCGGCTCGCTGGCCGCGCGGCAGCGCGTTGATGCCCGAGCGCACCTGCTCGCAGACGCGCGCGGCGGTGAAGAGCCCGAGACAGATGATCGACGACGAGAAGAACTGCGCACCCGGCGGCAGCTGCTTGAACCAGTTGCCGATCGAAGCGGGCAGCAGCTCCGGCACCACCAGATACCAGACGAAGAATTGCACGATCAGCGGAATATTGCGGAAGATCGCGACGTAGACGGTGCCGATGCCCGACGCCCACTTGTTCGGCACCGTGCGCAGCACGCCGAACAGCGAGCCGACGATCAGCGCGATCACCCACGCCGACAGCGACACGGTGACCGTCACCCACAGCCCCGACAGCAGCCAGCCAAGATAGGTGGTCGGCTCGCCCGTGGAGACGGGACTCAGCAGAATGCCCCAGTTCCAGTGATATGACATGACCAAGACTCCAGCAAAAAGAAACGGAAGAAGCACGTGGCCCCTTCCGTTTCGTTCAGCGTTTCGAAAGTGTCGAAAGGCTGCTATCAGGTTTAGTCGATTGCCTTGTCATTCGGGTTCTTGAACAGGGCCTTCATGTCGTCGCTCATCGGGAAGTTCAGGTTCAGGCCCTTCGGCGGAATCGGCGATTCGAACCAGCGCTTGTAGATCGTGTCGCCTTCGCCGGAAGTCTGCACCTTCGCGATCGCGTCGTCGGCGACCTTCTTGAACTCCGGATCGTTCTTGCGCAGCATGCAGCCATACGCTTCACGCGATTGCGGCGTGCCGACGATCACGAAATCGTTCGGATTGTTCGACTTCGCACGTTCGCCCGCGAGCAGCGCGTCGTCCATCATGAACGCGGCCGCGCGGCCCGTCGACAGCGTCAGGAACGATTCGCCGTGGTCCTTCGCGCTGATGATGTTCATGCCCATGTTCTTGTCCTGGTTCATCTTGCGAAGCAGGCGCTCGGACGTAGTGCCGGCGGTCGTGACGACCGTCTTGCCCTTCAGATCCGGGAAATCCTTGATGCCGGAATCCTTCTTGGTCATCAGGCGCGTACCGATCACGAAGATCGTGTTCGTGAAGGCGGCCTGCTGCTGGCGTTCGAGGTTATTGGTGGTGGAGCCGCATTCGATGTCGACCGTGCCGTTCTGCACGAGCGGAATGCGGTTTTGCGACGTGACCGGAACCATCTTCACCTTCAGGTTCGGCATGTTCAGTTTCTGCTTGACCGCATCGACCACCTTCATCGCGAATTCCTGCGAGTAGCCGATCACGTTCTGCTTGTCGTCGTAATACGAGAACGGAATCGACGATTCGCGGTGGCCCAGCGCAATCACGCCGGTGTCCTTGATCTTTTTCAGCGTGCCCGAGTCTTGCGCATGCGCGCCGACCGTAAACAGTCCGAGAGTCGCGAGCAGCAGCGCAGCTTTTTTAACCTTCATCTTGATCTCCTTGGCAAGAACCGGCGCCAGTTTAGCAAAGTAATTTTTCTGAAAGTATCGCTATTAACCATGTTGTTGCGCGCACGCCGCGAAGGCTTCGCGGCACCAGCGCGCGGGCCTTTCGCGGACATGCGAAGGCGGGCGGCATCGCTCGCGATGCCGCCCGCCTTTTCAGACGACCTGAAGCCGTGTCAAAACCGCATCAGCCGTGGCCGATCGGCGCGAATCAGGGGTACAGGCCGCGCATTTCGCGCGCCTGCAGAATCCGCTTACACGCGACGATAAACGCCGCGGTCCGCACCGACACCTTCTGCTCGCTCGACACCTGCCATACCGCCGCAAATGCTTCGCGCATCACGCGCTCGAGACGCTCGTTGATTTCGTCCTCGGTCCAGAAGAAGCTCGAGAAGTCCTGCACCCATTCGAAATATGACACTGTCACACCGCCCGCATTCGCAACCACGTCCGGAATCACGAGAATGCCACGATCGTGCAGGATGTCGTCGGCCGCCGTCGTGGTCGGGCCGTTCGCGCCTTCCACGATGATCTTCGTTTTGATCTTGCCGGCGTTCTTTTCGGTGATCTGGTTTTCGAGCGCCGCCGGAATCAGGATGTCCGATTCGACCGTCCAGAACTCTTCGCCCGTGATCGCATCGGCTTCCGGGAAACCGCCGACGCCGCCGTGCTTCGCCACGTAGTCGAGCAGCGCGGCCGCATCGATACCGGTGGATTTGTAGATCGAGCCCGTGTGATCCTGCACCGCGACGACCTTCGAGCCCGCTTCCTGGAACAGACGCGCGGCGATCCCGCCGACGTTGCCGAAGCCCTGCACCGCGATACGCGCGCCTTCGATGTCGAAGCCGATGCGGCGCGCCGCTTCGCTACCGACCACGAACACGCCGCGGCCGGTTGCTTCGCGGCGGCCGAGCGAGCCGCCGAGCGTAATCGGCTTGCCGGTCACGACGCCGGTCGCCGTTTGGCCCTGGTTCATCGAGTACGTGTCCATCATCCACGCCATGATCTGGTCGTTCGTGTTCACGTCCGGCGCGGGAATGTCGGTGTTCGGTCCGATGATGATGCCGATTTCGCTGGTGTAGCGGCGCGTCATGCGCTCGAGCTCACCGCGCGACAGCGTGCGCGGATCGACGCGGATACCGCCCTTCGCGCCGCCGTACGGCACGTTGACCGCCGCGTTTTTCACCGACATCCACGCGGACAGCGCCATCACTTCCGACAGCGTCACATCCTGGTGATAGCGCACGCCGCCCTTGCCCGGACCGCGCGAAACGTTGTGCTGCACGCGATAGCCTTCGAAGTGCGCGACGGTACCGTTATCAAGTTCGATGGGTACGTCGACGATCAGGATGCGCTTCGGGCGCTTCAGGGTTTCGAGCCAGCGGGACAGCGAGCCGAGATACGGCGCGACGCGGTCGACCTGGCGCAGGTAGTTGCCCCAGGGGCCAAGGTTTTCGCTATTGAGATAGGAGGGAACGGACTGCAGCGTGGTGGCGATTTGTGCGGCTTCTTGCTGGGATGACATGAACGCTCCGGCGTTGGACGAATGCGTGCATTGTGGAAAAACGCCGTTTTGAAATCCAATGCCGTTTCCTTATCCCGTTATGCTTTTCTTGCATAACGTTGGGAAAGCCGCAAATTCGTGTCGTCGGCACGCAGGCTGGCGGCTTCCTTTTATGCCGTGCCGCGCCGCAATTCCTCCGAGACCACATCCCATAACTGCCGCACGAGCAGTTGACGCGAGTCGTCGCTTTTCGCCGCGAGCTTGTCGCGGTACAGACGGATTTCCATGCTCAAGGTGAGCTGCCCTTCCGGGGTGCCGCGCATCGCGCGATCGAGACGGATGAGCCGGCCCTCGGCGACCGCATCCTCCACCGCGCTATGCGGCAGGAAAGCGATGCCGTGGCCGGCGAGCGTCATCGCCTTCAGACCTTCGGCCATGTCGGTTTCATACAGCCGGTCGAGATAGAGGCGCTCCGGCGCGTTCGCGAGAATCACCTCGGTCATGCGCCCAAGATACGCGTTCGGCGTGTACGACAGATACGGCGCGGGGGCGTCGGGGGTGCCCGGCAACGTGTGACGCGGACGCCCCGCGCGGCCCGGCGCCGAAAACGGGCTGATCGGCTCGTGGCCGAGCGTCAGCATGTCGTAGCGGCCGGGGTCGAGCGCGACCGGATGGCTTGGATGGTGATAGCCCATCATCAGATCGCAGCCGCCTTCCACCAGCGCGAGCGCCGCGTCGTGCACGTTCAGCGCGCGCAGCCGGGTGTGGATTGCACCGGTCCGCGCTTCGATGCGCTGCAGCCAGCGCGGGAAATAGGTCAGCGACAACGTATGCGGCACCGCGAATTCGATCGTCGCCTGCGGCGCCGCGGTGTGGCCGCGCAGCAGCACGCGGGCCTCGTGGAATTGCGACAGCATCGCGAGCGCCTGCTCGGTGAACACCTGGCCCGCGGCGGTGAGCCGCGTCGGGTAAACCGAACGGTCGATCAGTTCGGTGCCGAGCCACGCTTCCAGCGCCTGGATGCGGCGCGAAAAAGCCGGCTGCGTGACGTGCCGCAATTCGGCCGAGCGGCTGAAACTACGCGTTTCCGCGAGCGAAATGAAGTCTTCGAGCCATTTCAGTTCCATGCGATTGCGCTTGCCGGCGGGAGGGAAGAAGTCTGCATTCTAGCGGCGCGGGGTACGGCGCGAGGCACAGCGGGGCGCTTCACGCACGGTGGTAAAATACGCGGTTCCCTCCGTTCCCGCAGCGCTCTTTTGGGCGCTCAACGCTTCCACCCAGTCCCATCATGTCCGACACCCGCCCCGATACCCTGTTCGCGCTGAACGCGCTCTCCCCGCTCGACGGCCGCTATGCATCGAAAACCGAAGCCCTGCGCGACTGGCTTTCGGAAGCCGCTTTCATGCGCAATCGCGTGACGGTTGAAATCCACTGGCTGATCGCGCTGTCGCGCGTCGGCTTCGCCGAAGTGCCGCGCTTCTCCGAAGCCTCCGAGCAATTCCTGCTGCAACTGGCCGAGCGCTTCACCGCGCACGACGCCGCGCGCATCAAGGAAATCGAGCGCGTGACGAACCACGACGTGAAAGCGGTCGAGTACTGGCTGAAGGAATCGGTCAAGGGTCAGGAAGAACTGGAACGCGCGAGCGAGTTCATCCACTTCGCCTGCACGTCGGAAGACATCAACAACACGTCGCACGGCCTGATGCTCGCCGGCGCGCGTGAACACGTGATCCTGCCGGCGCTGCGTTCGGTGCATCAGCGCCTCGTCGCGCTCGCGCACGCGCAGGCCGCGCAGCCGATGCTGTCGCGCACGCACGGCCAGCCGGCCAGCCCGACCACGCTCGGCAAGGAAATCGCCAACGTCGCCGCGCGTCTCGCGCGCGCGATCGAGCGTATCGCGAAGGTGGAACTGCTCGGCAAAATGAACGGCGCGGTCGGCAACTTCAACGCGCACCTGTCCGCGTATCCGGAATTCGACTGGGAAGCGTTCTCGAAGGACGTCGTCGAAAACCGTCTGAAGCTCACGTTCAATCCGTACACGATCCAGATCGAACCGCACGACTACATGGCCGAACTGTTCGACGCGGTGTCGCGCGCGAACACGATCCTGCTGGATCTGGACCGCGACGTGTGGGGCTACATCTCGATCGGTTACTTCAAGCAGCGCACGAAGGCCGGCGAAATCGGCTCGTCGACGATGCCGCACAAGGTCAACCCGATCGACTTCGAAAACTCGGAAGGCAATCTCGGTCTCGCGAACGCGACGCTGCGCCATCTCGCCGACAAGCTGCCGGTGTCGCGCTGGCAGCGCGATCTGACCGACTCGACGGTACTGCGCAATATCGGCGTCGCGTTCGGTTACTCGCTGCTCGCCTACGACTCGCTGATCCGCGGTCTCGACAAGCTCGAAGTGAACGCGCAGCGTCTGAACGACGACCTCGACAACTGCTGGGAAGTGCTCGCCGAGCCGGTGCAGACGGTAATGCGCCGCTACGGCATCGAGAATCCGTACGAGCAGTTGAAGGAACTGACGCGCGGCAAGGGCATCACGCGTGAAGCGCTGCAGAGCTTCGTCAGCGGTCTGGCGATTCCGCAGGATGCGAAAGATCGTCTGCTCGCGATGACGCCCGCGTCGTACATCGGCAAGGCCGTCGAGCTGGCGAAGCGGATCGGCTAAGCCGCGTTCTTGATCGATGCAGGCGAGCCTCGCAGCGTGGTTGTGCCGGCGAGGCGAAAAAAAAGCCGCTCCAAGGAGCGGCTTTTTTGCGTCCATAACGCAGGCTTGCTAGTTCTTCAGTCCGTCAACGCTGCTCGATCTGCTTGAGCACGTCATCGACGATCTCTTCCGGCGTCAGATCGATACTGACCGTGATCGCCTCGTCGTCACCCGGTTCTTCCAGCGTATCGAGCTGGCTTTGCAGCAGCGACGGATCGAAGAAATGCCCGGTGCGATGCCCGAGACGCTCGGAGAGCACCTCGCGCGAGCCCTTCAGATAAACGAAACAGACGTCCTGATCGCCGGCGCGCAGGATGTCGCGATACGAGCGCTTCAGCGACGAGCACGTGAATACCGCCGTCTCGCCCGCCTTCTGCTTTTCTTCGATCGCCGCGCGGATCGTTTTCAGCCACGGCCAGCGGTCTTCGTCGGTGAGCGGGATGCCGTGATGCATCTTCTCCTTGTTGGCGGCGCTGTGAAACGCGTCGCCGTCGGTGAAGCTGCAATGCAGGCGCTCGGCCAGCATTTCGCCAATCTTCGTCTTGCCGGCGCCCGACACGCCCATCGCGATCAGAATCATCTGAAACTCCTTACAGGACCGCCGCGAGCGCGAAGGTCAGGGCCAGCCCCAGCAACGAAATGATAGTTTCGAGGAGCGACCAGGTCTTGAAGGTCTGCCCCACCGTCATGCCGAAATACTCCTTGATCAGCCAGAAGCCGCCGTCGTTCACGTGCGAGAAGATCAGCGAGCCCGAGCCGGTTGCGAGCACCATCAGTTCCGGCTTGACCTGCACGCCGCCAGCCAACGCGATCGGCGCGACGATGCCGCAGGCGGTCGTCATCGCAACGGTCGCCGAACCGGTCGCGAGACGGATCATCGCCGCAACGAGCCAGCCGAACAGCAGCGGCGACATATGCAGCGCGGTCGCCACATTGGTGATTTCCTTCGAAATGCCGCTATCCATCAGCACGCGGCCAAACCCGCCGCCCGCACCGACGATCAGTGTAATCCCCGCGATCGGCGCCAGACATTCGCCGCAGAACTTCTGGATCTGCTCACGGTTGAAGCCGCGGCTCGCGCCGAAGGTCCAGAAGCTGACCAGCACGGCCGTCAGCAGCGCGACGTCGGTGTTGCCGAAAAAGCGCAGCAGATCGTTCGGCAGCGTCTTCGGCTCGAACACCAGGTCGGCCCAGCTGCCGACCAGCATCAGTACCACCGGCAACAGGATCGTGACCAGCGTGATGCCGAAGCTCGGCAGCTCGCGCTTCGGCGTAGCAGCCTTCGCGCCGTTACCGTTGTTTGCATCGCTCCCGAGAAACTGCGCGGCCAGCGCATTTTCCTTCGGCAACTGGATATGGCGGCTCACCAGCAGCGCGAACAGCGGGCCGGCGACGATCGCGCACGGGATGCCGACGATCAGACCATAGGCGATCGTCTTGCCGATATCCGCGTGATATGCCTGCACCGCGAGCAGCGCGGCCGGGTGCGGCGGAATCAGCCCGTGCACGACGGACAGACCCGCGACCATCGGCAGGCCGACCAGCAACAGCGATTTGTTGGTGCGCTTGGCGACGTTGAACGCGATCGGAATCAGCAGCACGAAGCCGACTTCGAAGAACACCGGCAAGCCGACGATGATCGCGACGACCATCATGGCCCAGTGAATGTGCTTCTCGCCGAACCAGTTGATCAGTGTGGTGGCGACGCGCTCGGCACCGCCCGATTCGGCCATCATCTTGCCGAGCATCGTGCCGAGACCGACCACGATCGCAATATGGCCGAGTGTGTTGCCGTTACCGGTTTCGAACGACTTGACGATCGTTTGCATCGGCATGCCGGCAACGAGGCCGAGCAGCAGCGACACGATGATCAGGACGAGGAACGGATAAACCTTGAAGCGCGTGATCATCAGGATCAGCAATGCGATTGCGATCAGCGCGTAAATCAGCAGCATGCTGCCGTGGGCTTCCATGAAGCTCCTCCTTTTGAGTTATTGATTGTGAGTGCGGACCACGGCCGCTATTTCGTCTCAGGGCAACCTGTGCGATGCCTGAAACCCCGGCTGGCCGCGCGGTCGCTGAATTTTACTGTTTGTTTACCCAACGCGCGCCGAAACCAGCACGCATATCCAGCAAAAAAAGAGCCTCGGCGCGACAGCCGCGGACGGCTGTATCGACGAGACTCGCAGTATCGGCCGCTTACGGTAACGGGCGCCCGATATCGTTGTTAATGAGCCGGCGCAGCCAACTGGCTCGCCGCGCGCGCGAGGCGCGTGACTTCGTCCCAGTTTTGCGCGGCCAGTGCCGCCTTCGGCGTGAGCCACGAACCGCCAACGCAAACCACGTTCGGCAGCGACAGGAAATGCGGCGCCGTTTCCGGCGTGATGCCGCCGGTCGGGCAGAACTTCAGCGTCGGGAATGGGCCGTTGAACGCCTGCAGCATCGGCACGCCGCCTGCTTGCTGCGCCGGGAAAAACTTCACGATCTCGTAGCCGAGTTCGAGCGCCTGGATGATGTCGGACGGTGTCATCACGCCCGGCAGCAGCGGCAGGCCCGCATCCTGAGCAGCCTGGTGCATCTCTTTGGTGAGGCCCGGCGACACGCCGAACTGCGCGCCCGCTTTCTTCGCCTGCAGGCAGTGCTCGGGCTTCGTGATCGTGCCGACGCCGACCACGATGTCGTCGGCGAGTTCGCTCGCGCGCTCGATCGCGCCGATGCCCGCCGGCGTGCGCAGCGTGATTTCCAGCACCTTCACGCCGCCCGCGTGCAACGCGCGCGACACGTGCTCACCCTGCTCGACCGTGTCGAATGCGAGGACCGGAATCACCGGGCCGAGGCGCACGATATCGCTTACTGTTTTCGCCGTCATGGTCAGACTCCTTGTTTCTGCAGCGCCGCGCCAGCTTGCGCGGTGCTCGTGTGTTGATCGCCGTGCTGGTGATCGTGGCCGTGCTGCTCGCCGTGTTTGTGATGGCCGCCATGGCCGTGTTGACCATCATGCGCGCCGCCCTCGCCGACCATCCGGCCGAACACCGACGCGCCCTGCTCCGCCGGTGCCGCCGCCGCGCGGAATACGCCGAACAGCTCGCGGCCGAAGCCGACTTCGTTGTCCGCCTGATGCTTCGGCGCGTCGCACTGGCGCGCCGCCCACTCGGCCTCGTCGATGTCGATATCGAGCACGCCAGCTTCGGCGTCGATCACCAGCATGTCGCCCGTGTGGACCTTGCCGATCGGGCCTTGCAGCAACGCTTCCGGCGACAGATGAATCACCGCCGGCACCTTGCCGGACGCGCCCGACATACGGCCGTCCGTCACCAGCGCGACGTGGAAACCCTGATCCTGCAACACGCCGAGCAGCGGCGTCAAACGATGTAGCTCGGGCATGCCGTTTGCACGCGCGCCCTGGAAGCGCACGACCGCGATGAAGTCGCGCTTCAGCTCGCCTTTGTCGAAAGCCTCCTGCACCGCTTCCTGCGAATCGAACACGATCGCGGGTGCCTTGACCTTGCGATGCTGCGCGGCGACCGCCGAAATCTTGATCACGCCGCGGCCGAGCTTGCCCTGCATCAACCGCAGCCCGCCGTCCGGCTGGAACGGTTCGCCGATGCCGCGCAGCACTGCGGTGTCGGCGCTCGCGTCGGCGCCCGCGACCCATTGCAACTTGCCGTCGATCAGCTTCGGTTCCTCGGTGTAGTGCTTCAGGCCGCGGCCCGCGACGGTGTTCACGTCGTCGTGCAGCAGACCGCCTTCGAGCAGATTGCGCACGAGGAACGCGACGCCGCCCGCCGCATGGAAGTGGTTCACGTCGGCCTTGCCGTTCGGATAGATCTTCGCGAGCAGCGGCACCGCCTGCGACAGCGCGTCGAAGTCGTCCCAGTCGATCACGATGCCGGCCGCGCGCGCGATCGCGACGAGGTGCAGCGTGTGATTGGTCGAGCCGCCGGTTGCCAGCAACGCGACGATGCCGTTGACGATCGCCTTCTCGTCGATCACGTGGCCGATCGGCATGTAGTTGCCGCGTTCGACCGTCAGATCTAGCACGCGGCGCGCGGCTTGCGCGGTCAGCGCGTCGCGCAGCGGCGTGTGCGGATGCACGAAGGCCGAGCCCGGCAGATGCAGGCCCATCACTTCCATCAGCAT
Protein-coding regions in this window:
- a CDS encoding GntT/GntP/DsdX family permease — translated: MEAHGSMLLIYALIAIALLILMITRFKVYPFLVLIIVSLLLGLVAGMPMQTIVKSFETGNGNTLGHIAIVVGLGTMLGKMMAESGGAERVATTLINWFGEKHIHWAMMVVAIIVGLPVFFEVGFVLLIPIAFNVAKRTNKSLLLVGLPMVAGLSVVHGLIPPHPAALLAVQAYHADIGKTIAYGLIVGIPCAIVAGPLFALLVSRHIQLPKENALAAQFLGSDANNGNGAKAATPKRELPSFGITLVTILLPVVLMLVGSWADLVFEPKTLPNDLLRFFGNTDVALLTAVLVSFWTFGASRGFNREQIQKFCGECLAPIAGITLIVGAGGGFGRVLMDSGISKEITNVATALHMSPLLFGWLVAAMIRLATGSATVAMTTACGIVAPIALAGGVQVKPELMVLATGSGSLIFSHVNDGGFWLIKEYFGMTVGQTFKTWSLLETIISLLGLALTFALAAVL
- the eda gene encoding bifunctional 4-hydroxy-2-oxoglutarate aldolase/2-dehydro-3-deoxy-phosphogluconate aldolase, whose translation is MTAKTVSDIVRLGPVIPVLAFDTVEQGEHVSRALHAGGVKVLEITLRTPAGIGAIERASELADDIVVGVGTITKPEHCLQAKKAGAQFGVSPGLTKEMHQAAQDAGLPLLPGVMTPSDIIQALELGYEIVKFFPAQQAGGVPMLQAFNGPFPTLKFCPTGGITPETAPHFLSLPNVVCVGGSWLTPKAALAAQNWDEVTRLARAASQLAAPAH
- the edd gene encoding phosphogluconate dehydratase, yielding MVSPHSQLLKVTRRVIERSKPTRDAYLARIHHAQGRFPARGALSCANLAHGFAGLEGNDKLAIKQIRQPNIGIVSSYNEMLSAHAPYISYPDIIKQAARENGGVAQFAGGVPAMCDGITQGNAGMELSLFSREVIAMSTAVALTHNMFDAALCLGICDKIVPGLLIGALQFGHLPTIFVPAGPMASGLSNDDKAKTRQLFATGQCGRDALLEAEAAAYHSHGTCTFYGTANSNQMLMEVMGLHLPGSAFVHPHTPLRDALTAQAARRVLDLTVERGNYMPIGHVIDEKAIVNGIVALLATGGSTNHTLHLVAIARAAGIVIDWDDFDALSQAVPLLAKIYPNGKADVNHFHAAGGVAFLVRNLLEGGLLHDDVNTVAGRGLKHYTEEPKLIDGKLQWVAGADASADTAVLRGIGEPFQPDGGLRLMQGKLGRGVIKISAVAAQHRKVKAPAIVFDSQEAVQEAFDKGELKRDFIAVVRFQGARANGMPELHRLTPLLGVLQDQGFHVALVTDGRMSGASGKVPAVIHLSPEALLQGPIGKVHTGDMLVIDAEAGVLDIDIDEAEWAARQCDAPKHQADNEVGFGRELFGVFRAAAAPAEQGASVFGRMVGEGGAHDGQHGHGGHHKHGEQHGHDHQHGDQHTSTAQAGAALQKQGV